The Cellulomonas oligotrophica sequence CGGGCGTCCCGGCCTGCCCGAAGTCGCCGAGGCTCTTGACGAGCTGGTAGAGGCCCGACCCGAAGACCGCGGGGATCGCCAGCAGGAACGAGTACCGGGCAGCGGCCTCGCGGGTGTAGCCCATGAGCAGACCGCCGGTGATGGTGCCGCCGGACCGGGACACGCCCGGGACGAGGGCGAGGGCCTGCCAGAACCCGAACGCCAGCGCGTGCCTGGGCGTGAGCTCCTCCAGGGGGCGGCGCCGGATCGAGAACTTGTCCGCCCAGCCCAGGATCAGGCCGAACACCGACAACGTGACGACCGTCAGCCACAGGTTGCGGAACGGCGCCTCGATCGCGTCCTGGAACGCCAGGCCGAGCACCACGATCGGCACCGAGCCGAGCGCGATGAACCACGCCATGAGCGCGTCGTGGTCCTGCGGGCGGCCGTGCGGCATGCCGATCCGCGATCGCCAGTCCACGCCGTAGCCGCCGCGGACCGCGAACCACCACGCGAGCGCGATCCGCTTGATGTCGCGGCGGAAGTACAGCAGCACCGCGGTCTCGGTGCCGAGCTGGGTGATCGCGGTGAACGCGGCCCCCGGGTCGGACCCGAGCAGGGTGCCGATGATCCGCAGGTGCGCGCTGGAGGACACCGGGAGGAACTCGGTCAGCCCCTGGACCAGCCCGAGGAGGATGCCGTCGCCGATGCCGATGCCTGTTGCCACGAGCGCACACCCTAGCGCCGTGGTCGTCGGCGCGGGCGCGGTCCGCGGCTAGGGTGACGAGCCATGGAGCACCGTCAGCTGGGCCGCACGGGCCTGCGCGTCTCGTCGGTCGGCCTGGGCACCATGACGTGGTCCCGCGACACCGACGACCACGAGGCCAAGGACCAGCTGCGCGACTTCGTCGAGGCGGGCGGCACCCTGGT is a genomic window containing:
- the uppP gene encoding undecaprenyl-diphosphatase UppP, whose translation is MATGIGIGDGILLGLVQGLTEFLPVSSSAHLRIIGTLLGSDPGAAFTAITQLGTETAVLLYFRRDIKRIALAWWFAVRGGYGVDWRSRIGMPHGRPQDHDALMAWFIALGSVPIVVLGLAFQDAIEAPFRNLWLTVVTLSVFGLILGWADKFSIRRRPLEELTPRHALAFGFWQALALVPGVSRSGGTITGGLLMGYTREAAARYSFLLAIPAVFGSGLYQLVKSLGDFGQAGTPGFGVTLVATLVAFVIGYVVIIAFLKIVSTFSYKPFVVYRLALAALVALLLITGVLEPTAGAV